DNA from Malus sylvestris chromosome 11, drMalSylv7.2, whole genome shotgun sequence:
CTATTAGCTTATCTGGTTAAGAGTATTTATTATTGCATtcaagatcctaagatcggatctcCCTATATtgcttctataaaaaaattaaaacaaaattgaagatagtgaaaatagtataatcaaaataagttgACGTGAATAATCAATGAACGGACTTTACAAAGAAAGTGGACTAAATCCAATAATGACTTACAAAATGAGACTTATATAAAGTTTACTCTTAAATTAAATAAGATAATTGTTTAACCAAAATAGATAAGCTAATTATACTGCAGTCACAACATTTTTACAAAAGGATGGTAAATTTGTGATGTGAAACTCTGGGAGCAACTAGCTTTCGGCTTTAACATTAGGGCCAGCAAGCACCAGACGACACTTATCGCCTCTCACTGCTccttttctaaaaatatgaacTTTCATCAAACCTTGCTTCACAAACTCAAAAATCATGGTGTCTCCCGGCGAAATCCGGTTCGCTTTCACACAATGCACCCAACCTGTTGACATGTCCAACTGATGAGATGAAATAACCCTTCTGAGTCTGAGTTGAATAACCCATGATCTCCCAGCTGGATCTTGAAGAGTTACAGCATTCTTAGACATAAGGCGATGATCTACAGCTAGTTGCTTCGGAATCCTCTGCAATCCATCATGGGTAAATTTGCTTGAAAATTGACCacgaaattacaaattaaaaaaattattcacgCTAGAAGAGTTTTCACGTAAACGATTCATAATCTTTCCTAAAACTTATATTATAGTGCACCCCTAAAATGAAGTGGAACGCTGAAGAAAGACTTCTTGGAAATTTTTCTCCAGTTAACAGACACTACAAGAAAATAACATCGATAGTTTTTTATTGTATCTCATGATCGGTTTCAATGTTTTCCAatcgcaaatttttttttcagaaacatGAACTGACTTAGGAAGTGGGTGAAAAAGTACTCACCACGCAACGTAGTAAATGTTTCTTGTTTGAAAACGCTAGAAAACATTGATTCTCTAATTTCAACAAGATGGATCCGGTTTCTGTATCTTCCACATGATAATGCCTCTTCCCAGAAATGAAGTAATTGCCTACACAATCCAAAACACGATTGAAGGAGCGAAGAAAATGTTAGAGATCAGATACAAAAAATGTTAGAGATCATATACAAATCTTCGCTAGTTGCAGagaactaaaacagattttaactcaCTTCTGCCAGTCGGTCTGATTTTGCGCACTTCGTTATAGTTTTCAGTGTCAAGATCACCAGTTTCATCTTTTACTCTAGCTTGATTTTGTGTATTCCTCACGGCTGCTCCGACATCTTTTTCACACGCACTTCTATCATAGATTCTGACATCAAACTTAGTTTCACCATCataatcaaaaaccaaaacatCAGCAGCTTCTAAACGATGATCCTTCACAAAACCCTGCCAAC
Protein-coding regions in this window:
- the LOC126588592 gene encoding B3 domain-containing protein REM10-like; its protein translation is MARKPKKPSFFKILAGDFSQGLRIPPAFIRKNFNGRSLCKCDLKGPSGIRRTVGLEERENGLFFRNGWQGFVKDHRLEAADVLVFDYDGETKFDVRIYDRSACEKDVGAAVRNTQNQARVKDETGDLDTENYNEVRKIRPTGRSNYFISGKRHYHVEDTETGSILLKLENQCFLAFSNKKHLLRCVRIPKQLAVDHRLMSKNAVTLQDPAGRSWVIQLRLRRVISSHQLDMSTGWVHCVKANRISPGDTMIFEFVKQGLMKVHIFRKGAVRGDKCRLVLAGPNVKAES